The following proteins are encoded in a genomic region of Rattus rattus isolate New Zealand chromosome 2, Rrattus_CSIRO_v1, whole genome shotgun sequence:
- the Hps6 gene encoding Hermansky-Pudlak syndrome 6 protein: MKRAGTLRLLSDLSNFTGAARLRELLAGDPAILVRCSPDGRHLLLLRPPGSPAPQLLVAVRGPGLPLERAWPEGDPSPLDVFFVPWLARPALILVWESGLTEVWGVGMEPGWKLLQSTELCPDGGARVMAVAATRGRLVWCEERQPGVEDQPGPLSMAFNHCVCVKTLDTSGEAGTKLGCTHILLHHCPSFGLIASRKELFLVPASTTWPGVAHVLLIWSPSKGKVIVAAPSLGLSHSKSLNPKQGDTWDFRTLLRGLPGFLSPREPLAVHTWAPSSQGLLLLDLKGKVSLVQCHGGTRTVGLLQEAPVGLQGSAALGTFHGTLACVLGSTLELLDMSSGRLLERKVLSTDRVHLLEPPAPGVKNEEDLETRGALRLLSALGLFCVCWEAPQGLEVPSDKDLVFEEACGYYQRRSLRGTQLTPEELRHNSMFRAPQALASILQGHLPPSALLTTLRAELRDYRSIEQLKAQLVAGDDEETGWTELAEHEVARLLRTHLTGDQLAQFNTIFQALPTAAWSATLQALQLQPDRSGRLRSQAPPDVWKKVLRAPTAGKEHPNGILPPFELLCQCLGQLEPQWLPPFVELAQQQGGPGWGAEGPSLPLYRRALAVLGEEGKRPEALELELLLGSGRPKAVLQAVRQLIKKEQWERALEAGLTLDSSSPLLRSEIFNLLLAEFAQHRRLDTHLPLLCRLCPPEVAPDELLLLLRTHLPDDAGATPFPEPGAEPPLTVGLVRALLEQTGAQGRSSGPVQSTFEDILWDSGTPPPTPPRGPMTTLQASDHPGQEAWGPSGQGLGAADVGVHS; this comes from the coding sequence ATGAAGCGTGCAGGAACTCTGCGCCTGCTTTCGGATCTGAGCAACTTCACTGGCGCGGCCCGGCTCCGCGAGTTGTTGGCCGGGGACCCAGCTATCCTAGTCCGCTGCAGCCCTGATGGCCGTCACCTGCTACTGTTAAGACCTCCCGGATCGCCCGCCCCCCAACTTCTAGTGGCTGTGCGTGGGCCGGGCCTGCCTCTGGAGCGTGCCTGGCCGGAGGGCGACCCCTCGCCGCTGGACGTCTTTTTCGTGCCATGGCTGGCGCGACCCGCGCTGATATTGGTATGGGAGAGTGGCCTAACAGAGGTGTGGGGCGTGGGGATGGAGCCTGGATGGAAGCTACTTCAGAGCACCGAGTTGTGTCCGGATGGTGGAGCCCGCGTGATGGCTGTGGCAGCAACCCGAGGCCGCCTAGTTTGGTGCGAGGAGCGTCAGCCTGGCGTTGAGGACCAACCAGGGCCGCTTTCAATGGCCTTCAACCACTGTGTGTGCGTCAAGACCCTGGACACCAGCGGGGAGGCTGGCACCAAACTAGGCTGCACCCACATCCTGCTGCACCACTGCCCCTCTTTTGGACTGATAGCCTCCCGCAAGGAACTCTTCCTGGTGCCTGCTTCTACCACTTGGCCTGGTGTGGCCCATGTTCTGCTCATCTGGAGCCCAAGCAAGGGGAAGGTAATAGTTGCTGCCCCATCTCTCGGTCTTTCTCACAGTAAAAGCCTGAATCCCAAACAAGGGGATACTTGGGACTTTCGGACCCTGCTGCGAGGCCTTCCTGGATTCCTGTCCCCCAGGGAGCCGCTGGCTGTACACACTTGGGCCCCATCTTCCCAGGGCTTGTTGTTGCTTGACTTGAAAGGTAAGGTGAGCCTAGTGCAGTGCCATGGTGGTACTCGAACTGTGGGACTCCTGCAGGAGGCACCTGTAGGTCTACAAGGGTCTGCAGCCCTGGGAACATTTCATGGCACCTTAGCCTGTGTCCTGGGCTCCACCTTGGAACTGCTGGACATGAGCAGTGGGCGGCTGTTGGAAAGGAAGGTTCTAAGTACAGACAGAGTACACCTGCTGGAGCCTCCAGCCCCTGGCGTGAAGAATGAGGAAGACCTAGAGACCCGAGGAGCTCTCCGTTTGCTCTCAGCCTTGggtctcttttgtgtgtgttgggaagcTCCCCAAGGCCTTGAGGTGCCCTCCGACAAGGATCTGGTGTTTGAGGAGGCCTGTGGGTACTACCAGCGTCGGAGTCTTCGAGGTACCCAGCTTACCCCGGAAGAGCTGAGACACAACAGCATGTTTCGGGCACCTCAGGCCTTGGCCTCCATTCTCCAGGGCCACCTGCCCCCGTCTGCACTATTGACCACCCTGAGGGCTGAACTTCGAGACTATCGGAGTATAGAACAGCTCAAGGCCCAGCTGGTGGCTGGGGATGATGAAGAGACGGGCTGGACGGAGTTAGCAGAGCACGAGGTGGCACGCCTGCTGAGAACCCACTTGACAGGAGACCAGCTGGCCCAGTTCAACACCATTTTCCAAGCCCTTCCTACAGCAGCTTGGAGTGCCACCCTCCAAGCCCTACAACTGCAGCCGGATAGGAGTGGCAGGCTGAGGTCCCAAGCGCCCCCGGATGTATGGAAGAAAGTCCTGAGGGCTCCAACGGCTGGAAAGGAACATCCCAATGGAATCCTGCCTCCCTTTGAACTCCTGTGTCAGTGCCTAGGCCAGCTAGAGCCTCAGTGGCTTCCCCCGTTTGTGGAACTGGCGCAGCAACAGGGTGGTCCAGGCTGGGGCGCCGAAGGTCCCAGTCTGCCCCTTTATCGCCGAGCCCTGGCCGTGCTgggtgaggaagggaagagacCTGAGGCTCTAGAACTCGAGCTGCTTCTGGGCAGCGGGCGACCCAAAGCCGTGCTACAAGCTGTGAGGCAGCTAATAAAGAAAGAACAGTGGGAACGGGCTCTGGAGGCCggcctgaccctggactcctCCAGCCCCCTGCTTCGAAGCGAGATCTTCAACCTGCTGCTGGCAGAGTTTGCCCAGCACCGCCGCCTTGATAcacacctccctctcctctgtcgcCTGTGCCCACCAGAAGTGGCTCCAGATGAGCTCCTGCTTCTACTGAGGACACATCTCCCAGACGATGCGGGAGCCACCCCTTTCCCTGAGCCTGGGGCTGAGCCCCCTCTCACAGTGGGCTTGGTCAGAGCCCTGCTAGAACAGACTGGGGCTCAGGGGAGGTCCTCTGGCCCAGTTCAAAGCACCTTTGAGGACATCCTATGGGATTCAGGCactccaccccctaccccacctcGCGGACCTATGACTACTCTCCAGGCATCAGACCACCCAGGGCAGGAAGCCTGGGGACCATCTGGACAGGGGCTTGGTGCAGCTGACGTGGGAGTTCATTCGTAG